A window of the bacterium genome harbors these coding sequences:
- the rplA gene encoding 50S ribosomal protein L1 — protein sequence MKRSKRYQAIAKLVDRNKLYQLEEVPALVKKIATAKFDETIELALKLGIDAKQADQMVRGTVSLPAGTGKSVRVLVFAKGEKLKEAEASGADYAGAEDLVDKVSKGWTDFDVAIATPDIMRDVGKLGKVLGPKGLMPNPKTGTVTFEVAKAIKEFKAGKIEYRTDKAGMITVPIGKTSFPESGILENLKAVFDAILKAKPAAAKGTYLKSATVSTTMGPGIKIDVAKIPALLAK from the coding sequence ATGAAACGAAGTAAACGGTATCAAGCAATAGCGAAATTGGTTGATCGCAATAAATTATATCAATTAGAAGAAGTTCCTGCTCTCGTGAAAAAAATAGCTACGGCAAAATTTGATGAAACAATTGAACTAGCGTTAAAGCTTGGAATAGACGCAAAACAAGCTGACCAAATGGTTCGTGGCACCGTTTCGTTACCAGCAGGAACCGGGAAATCGGTTCGGGTATTAGTCTTTGCTAAAGGAGAAAAACTTAAAGAAGCGGAAGCAAGCGGTGCGGATTATGCTGGTGCTGAAGATTTAGTGGATAAAGTTAGTAAAGGATGGACAGATTTTGATGTTGCCATTGCTACTCCGGATATCATGCGCGACGTTGGTAAGCTGGGAAAAGTGTTGGGCCCGAAAGGATTAATGCCGAACCCTAAAACGGGAACTGTAACGTTCGAGGTAGCTAAAGCAATCAAAGAGTTTAAAGCTGGTAAAATTGAATATCGAACCGATAAAGCCGGAATGATAACGGTTCCGATTGGAAAAACATCGTTTCCGGAATCCGGGATTCTCGAGAATCTAAAAGCGGTTTTCGATGCGATTCTAAAAGCGAAGCCCGCAGCCGCTAAAGGAACCTATTTAAAAAGTGCAACGGTTAGTACGACTATGGGCCCAGGAATCAAAATTGATGTTGCCAAGATTCCTGCATTGTTAGCTAAATAG
- the rplK gene encoding 50S ribosomal protein L11 encodes MAAPKKVVAQVKLQVPAGQANPAPPVGPALGQHGINIMEFCKQFNAKTQGQEGMIIPAIITIYADRSFSFVLKTPPVSVLLKRAVGIAKASGDPLKNKIGKVTKAQVKEIAQLKMPDLNTSSLEAAMRMVEGTARSMGIEVV; translated from the coding sequence ATGGCAGCTCCGAAAAAAGTAGTCGCTCAGGTTAAATTACAGGTTCCGGCTGGACAAGCTAATCCGGCACCGCCGGTTGGTCCCGCTTTAGGACAGCATGGAATTAATATTATGGAGTTCTGCAAACAATTCAATGCAAAAACTCAAGGACAGGAAGGAATGATTATCCCAGCAATAATCACCATTTATGCTGATCGCAGTTTCAGTTTTGTCTTAAAGACCCCGCCGGTATCTGTCCTTTTGAAACGTGCGGTAGGTATTGCAAAAGCGTCGGGGGATCCGCTCAAGAATAAAATTGGGAAAGTAACCAAAGCGCAGGTTAAAGAAATCGCCCAATTAAAAATGCCGGATTTAAATACGAGTTCTCTCGAAGCAGCAATGCGAATGGTTGAAGGTACTGCACGGAGTATGGGAATTGAAGTTGTATAA